One region of Bacteroidota bacterium genomic DNA includes:
- a CDS encoding IS21 family transposase yields MANKLIAMNKIKQIIRLYTQSKGAKFISRHTGVSRNTVKKYIHRFRETRLTCQDINEMSDQQISEIFGKPPLIKEPSKRYQDLREFFPHIDKTLRRKGFTREKLWKEYLEKHPDGYRYTMFCMSYSAWRKKVNPVMHMVHKAGDKMYIDFTGAKLQIVDPHTGEIQDVEVFVAILGSSQLTYVEATYSQKKEDFISACENALHYFGGVPQAIVPDNLKSAVTKSSKYEPTLNEAFEDFADHYQTTLLPARPLRPKDKSLVEGIVKITYNKIYTNLSTDLRTSLADLNADIRPLLEVLNYHLRSRWIYFKTNSKRV; encoded by the coding sequence ATGGCAAACAAACTCATCGCAATGAACAAAATTAAACAAATCATCCGGCTCTACACCCAGAGCAAAGGAGCAAAATTTATCAGCAGGCACACAGGCGTTTCACGCAACACTGTGAAGAAATACATCCACAGGTTCCGCGAAACACGCCTGACGTGTCAGGACATAAACGAAATGAGCGACCAGCAGATAAGCGAGATCTTCGGGAAACCACCGCTTATAAAAGAACCATCAAAACGGTATCAAGACCTGCGGGAGTTTTTTCCTCATATAGATAAAACACTTCGTAGAAAAGGTTTTACAAGAGAAAAACTCTGGAAAGAATATTTAGAAAAACATCCCGATGGATACCGTTACACGATGTTTTGCATGTCTTATTCTGCATGGCGCAAGAAAGTAAATCCGGTGATGCACATGGTGCATAAGGCGGGAGACAAGATGTATATTGATTTTACCGGAGCAAAATTACAGATAGTGGATCCACATACCGGGGAGATACAGGATGTGGAAGTGTTTGTTGCAATACTTGGCTCCAGCCAGCTCACGTATGTAGAAGCCACTTACAGTCAGAAGAAGGAAGATTTTATATCTGCCTGCGAAAATGCACTGCATTATTTTGGAGGCGTGCCGCAGGCTATCGTACCGGACAATTTAAAATCAGCCGTAACAAAAAGCAGCAAGTACGAACCAACCCTCAATGAAGCGTTTGAGGATTTTGCAGATCATTACCAGACAACATTGCTTCCCGCTCGTCCCCTCCGTCCCAAGGATAAATCATTAGTGGAAGGCATTGTGAAAATAACGTACAATAAAATATATACCAATCTCTCTACAGACCTCCGTACTTCTCTTGCCGATTTAAATGCAGACATACGCCCCCTGCTGGAAGTATTAAACTACCACCTGCGAAGCAGGTGGATTTATTTTAAAACCAACTCTAAAAGAGTTTAA
- a CDS encoding T9SS type A sorting domain-containing protein: MKKYLLIFSAVSLTLTVEQAQAQVTFQRILQPPNAFGKVLQSKYPPYEYISFTYEIFGAYLSKYDTNNVWLWTKTYGTGQYVKPADCLQTSDGGFIIAGGISLPSNNNDGCLIKTDSNGNLLWTKVYGDTSSSEAFGSISQTNDGGYILAGSIKIGNGNPDAYIVKTDSSGNLLWTKYFGQTGANESPYDIIQTSNGGFLLTGRDFSNGKMLVRMDSIGNILWHKDYGAGNAYSIIQTTNGNFLLACQASAGFGPASLMEIDINGNVLWSKAYGISYENIYSINKTNDGGYICAGESSFGSGGSTLLLKVDSIGNLILSRIYGKQYGDYGRDAIQTRDGGYLILGDIDAYVFPGDPADGYLIKTDSLGVSGCNENNAPVNVNIITVTSSNIPQITGTLGAMNTYSITTYAPSYDSVLCASIVAIETITSINNIVTISPNPFSSSTTLQSDILFRNTTLTVYNSYGQQVKQIKNISGQEIKLQRDNLPSGLYFIRLTEGDKTLATDKLIIADN; encoded by the coding sequence ATGAAAAAATATCTACTCATTTTCTCGGCAGTTTCTCTCACTTTGACAGTTGAGCAAGCACAGGCACAAGTTACTTTTCAGAGAATTTTACAGCCACCAAATGCTTTTGGAAAAGTTCTTCAAAGCAAATATCCTCCCTATGAATATATATCTTTTACATATGAAATTTTTGGTGCGTATCTGTCCAAGTACGACACAAATAATGTTTGGTTATGGACAAAAACTTATGGAACGGGGCAGTATGTGAAACCTGCTGATTGTTTACAAACCTCGGATGGTGGATTTATTATTGCTGGAGGCATATCATTGCCTTCAAACAATAATGACGGCTGTTTAATCAAAACCGATAGTAATGGGAATTTACTTTGGACAAAAGTGTATGGTGATACTTCATCATCGGAAGCGTTTGGCAGTATTTCCCAAACTAATGATGGTGGATATATACTTGCAGGCAGTATAAAAATTGGGAATGGTAATCCTGATGCGTATATTGTAAAGACAGATTCTTCAGGTAATCTATTGTGGACAAAATATTTTGGACAAACTGGAGCGAATGAGTCTCCCTATGATATTATTCAAACGAGTAACGGTGGGTTTTTACTTACAGGAAGAGACTTCTCTAATGGTAAAATGCTCGTAAGAATGGATTCTATTGGAAATATTTTATGGCACAAGGATTATGGAGCAGGCAACGCATATTCCATTATACAGACAACTAATGGTAATTTTTTACTAGCTTGTCAAGCAAGTGCTGGATTTGGTCCAGCCAGTTTAATGGAAATTGATATTAATGGTAATGTTCTCTGGTCAAAAGCATATGGAATTTCTTATGAAAATATTTATTCAATAAACAAAACAAATGATGGAGGTTACATTTGTGCTGGTGAATCTAGTTTTGGCTCTGGTGGTAGCACTTTGCTTTTAAAAGTAGACAGCATTGGCAACTTAATATTATCAAGGATATATGGCAAACAATATGGTGATTATGGTCGTGATGCTATCCAAACAAGGGACGGTGGATATTTGATTCTTGGAGATATTGATGCCTATGTTTTCCCTGGAGACCCCGCAGATGGTTATTTAATAAAAACCGATTCATTAGGTGTTAGCGGATGCAACGAAAACAATGCGCCTGTAAATGTTAATATTATTACAGTTACATCTTCAAACATTCCGCAAATTACTGGAACACTAGGAGCAATGAATACTTATTCAATAACAACTTATGCTCCATCCTATGACAGTGTTCTTTGTGCTTCTATTGTTGCAATAGAAACAATTACTTCTATAAATAATATAGTAACCATTTCACCCAACCCCTTTTCTTCCTCGACAACTTTGCAATCAGACATTCTTTTCAGAAACACAACTCTCACGGTTTACAACTCCTACGGACAACAAGTAAAACAAATAAAAAATATTTCAGGTCAGGAAATAAAATTGCAACGAGACAATTTACCAAGCGGATTGTATTTCATTCGCTTGACTGAAGGTGATAAAACTTTAGCAACGGATAAATTGATTATCGCGGATAACTGA
- a CDS encoding SprB repeat-containing protein, producing MKKYLLFTTAMCMGWAFNSFSQCSVTLSTTNALCNGNCDGTMTATPFGGTLPYTYLDISDILTPLFQSKLTPMS from the coding sequence ATGAAAAAATATCTACTCTTCACGACAGCCATGTGCATGGGTTGGGCGTTCAATTCATTTAGCCAATGCTCCGTAACTTTATCGACAACAAATGCACTCTGCAATGGAAACTGCGATGGCACTATGACAGCAACGCCTTTTGGCGGAACTCTTCCTTACACCTATTTGGATATTTCAGACATATTGACCCCTCTGTTTCAGAGTAAATTGACCCCCATGAGTTAA
- the tnpA gene encoding IS200/IS605 family transposase, whose amino-acid sequence MKYRKLSHVVYKCDYHIVFVPKYRFRILTGVIKTLLEHDIKMLSEWKDVIVEEMNVQINHIHLVVSIPPKISVSEYMGVLKGKLAIKLFKSYPALKKKPYWGNHFWTRGYFVNTIGINEEMIKRYVKYQEEEEKKHEKDNHEFKLF is encoded by the coding sequence ATGAAATACAGAAAACTGTCTCATGTAGTTTATAAATGTGATTATCATATAGTCTTTGTTCCGAAGTATCGATTTCGCATTTTGACTGGAGTGATAAAAACTTTGTTGGAGCATGACATAAAGATGTTGAGTGAATGGAAGGATGTAATTGTGGAAGAAATGAATGTGCAAATCAATCATATTCATTTGGTAGTTTCGATTCCACCCAAAATTTCTGTTTCGGAGTATATGGGGGTTTTGAAAGGAAAGTTGGCGATAAAATTGTTCAAGAGCTATCCCGCACTGAAGAAAAAACCATATTGGGGCAATCATTTCTGGACGAGAGGTTATTTTGTAAACACGATTGGAATCAATGAGGAAATGATAAAGAGGTACGTGAAGTATCAGGAAGAGGAAGAAAAGAAACACGAAAAGGATAATCATGAGTTTAAACTCTTTTAG
- a CDS encoding ATP-binding protein translates to MNEKTLEKMKHLKFFGMHRALRTTIEAGQMNRYTPDEMVGFLVESEWDDRQNRKVERGLKNAKFRYKAGIESIIYNSKRNIEKNDVHRLADCTFIENKQNIIVTGSTGVGKSYLASALGHQACMNGYKVVYANTAKLIGKLKMAKADGSYVRELLKIEKQDLLILDDFGIQPLDAQGRSSLMEIIEDRHGKTSTIITSQVPVKQWHEIIGEKTIADAILDRIVHDAQRIELKGESMRKRKTDLETNEE, encoded by the coding sequence ATGAACGAAAAAACCTTAGAGAAAATGAAACACCTGAAATTCTTCGGAATGCACAGGGCGCTGCGCACAACCATCGAGGCTGGACAAATGAACCGGTACACACCCGATGAAATGGTCGGCTTCCTGGTAGAATCCGAATGGGACGACAGGCAAAACCGGAAAGTTGAACGTGGACTGAAAAACGCAAAGTTCCGCTACAAAGCCGGCATTGAGAGCATTATTTACAACAGCAAGCGGAACATTGAAAAGAATGATGTACATCGCTTAGCTGACTGTACTTTTATAGAGAACAAACAAAATATTATCGTCACAGGAAGCACGGGTGTCGGCAAGAGCTATCTTGCATCTGCGCTCGGACATCAGGCTTGTATGAACGGCTACAAGGTCGTCTATGCAAATACAGCCAAACTTATAGGAAAACTTAAAATGGCAAAAGCCGATGGCTCCTACGTTCGTGAACTGCTCAAAATAGAAAAACAGGATTTACTGATCCTTGACGATTTTGGAATACAGCCCTTAGATGCACAAGGAAGATCCTCTCTGATGGAAATCATCGAGGACCGTCACGGAAAAACGTCAACCATCATCACCTCACAGGTTCCGGTAAAGCAGTGGCATGAAATTATTGGAGAAAAAACTATTGCCGATGCAATTCTTGACCGCATTGTTCACGATGCACAGCGCATCGAACTTAAAGGCGAATCCATGCGTAAAAGAAAAACAGATTTGGAAACAAATGAAGAATAA